The genomic DNA ACAGAACAGTTTGATATCAGATCCAATATCCCTCGGGCGATCCATATTGGTGATGGACTCGGAACCCTTCGTTTTCTGGTGATAAAAAGGAGTGTGGTGGTGTGGAAAACGATCGAGAATCACAGCACTGATTTGGAGCCTTGCTGGACCGTGGACACACGCTCAACCACATGAGAGTAGAGTGGGTGGTCTTTCTCCAATCCGGTGAGCTGCGAGGTGGCATCCTCGGCCGAGTTCTCCTTCAAAATGCGAGCAAGCTCGGAACTCTCCTCGTCGCCTGGGACGTTCTGGAAGCGAAGAGCCATCTCGATGGCGCCCAGGAGAGCATCGAACTTCTGGCCGCGCTCTGCGAGCTGCGAAGCAGGTCCAATGAACCGTTCCTTGCGAGACAGTTTGCGGAGAGGAGCACGTCCCACACGCTCAACGTTGTCCTCGAGATAGGGGTTGGAGATACGGCTGACAATCTTGTCAACGTAttccttctgctcctgctccGAGATCTCATGCTTGGATACAATGAGGGAAGCAGTCTCCTCGAGCACCTTGTGCACAGTCTCGCGGATCTCTGGGTCTTCGAGGGCCTCGGcgatcatcttcttgccacGCTTGTGAGCATAGTAGGCGGTGGTAGCATGGCCAGTGTTGACGGTGAAGAGCTTGCGTTCGATGTAAGGTTCGAGGTGGTCCACCCAGTGGATGGCAGGGATGTCGGGGTGACCCCATTCGCCAAATGGAGTCTTCTCCACGGCCCACTCGTAGAACTTCTCGATGCGAACATTGAGACCACTGTTCGGGGGCTGGTTGGGGACGATGCGGTCGATAGCCGAGTTGGCAAAACGGGCACGCTCAGAGAGGGTCTCCAGACGGTCAGGGTTGGTGTGCTGCTTGATGTAGCCGTGCAAGGTATCTGTAGCGCCGATAGCGTTCTCACAGGCGATCACAGCCACGGGTCTCTCTTCGGTGCGCGCATCAATACCTTTGGCAATGACTGGCGCGATGAACTTAAGGATGTTGGGACCGACAGCACAGGTAACCACATCTGCCGATGCGATCTCCTGAACGACGTCGGCCTCATGCGTCTTGGAGTTGATGGCGCGATAGTTGGTGATGGTCTTGGTGCTTTCACCCTCTTCGCTGACCTCCGTGACGTCGTACGACGGGGTCTGTTGCAAAGAGTTGATGACGCTATCCATGACATCAATGAAGACGACTTCATAGCCGGCAGCGTGGAGAAACTCAGCCACAAAGCCACGGCCAATGTTTCCACCGCCAAACTGGATAGCCTTTTTACccatgatggatggttgaCAACGGTAATATATTGATGTTGGGTTGAAAcaagaatggggaagaaggttgtgatggtgatgaagtAGGATAGAAGAGAGTATATGAAAGTAGTGGTAGTAGATgagagacagaaggatgGGTATCAGAAAGAGAACCTGTGAAGTGGGAGggtgattgttgttgttgttgttgatgatgatgttgatttcttgGGAAACAGAAAGAGGGGTAACGAGGGGTATTTATTAAATGTACTACAGAAACATTTCACGATGGTGGACAAGAGAGGGGTGAatgaaaagggaaggaatgaTGCAGTGACGCCTTGTATGGAAcggcaaagaaaccaaactcTGGGCGAGAATGGAACCTCCTCATTCACGACTGGTGGAACTCAAGtggggaaggggggaaaCGTGCCTATGGGAATAGTATCAACTAAACACATGGGGGCTAGGAACGCAGTCTTCCGGAGGGCTCAGACTTCATTTCGGTTTTctgggggggggggggggggggggaaatTGTGGCTATTCCCGTGCAAAAACAGGAAATGAGGGGATTGGTTTTCGTCATGATATTGGGTATTAGTTCAGGTCATCAATCCAACCAGAACCTCAGAATTTCTGATCCGGACCATTCCGTGATCGTCCTGGCGATAGGGTCATGGATTTGATTCGGTATCACGTTACGCAGGAACTTAGAGACCCAATTGTCACCCGATCCtaattctctcttttcctaACAGTTATCCAGTCGGGGTTGCACTCCGCTAGGTGACCATAAAACGGACTCATCTTTAGCCGAACGGGTGAATTCGACATTCTGTACTCCgtcctgtacggagtagttcaGTCGTCCATGAGGTTAACCCCTGCTCATCCCCGAGTGGATTTCCTGCAAGACTGAACTGAACGACTCCTAGTCTCTTCACTCCCTCCTCCGCGAATAAGACTGGTCAATTCCTCCCGATAAATTT from Aspergillus oryzae RIB40 DNA, chromosome 7 includes the following:
- a CDS encoding mannitol-1-phosphate 5-dehydrogenase (mannitol-1-phosphate/altronate dehydrogenases), coding for MGKKAIQFGGGNIGRGFVAEFLHAAGYEVVFIDVMDSVINSLQQTPSYDVTEVSEEGESTKTITNYRAINSKTHEADVVQEIASADVVTCAVGPNILKFIAPVIAKGIDARTEERPVAVIACENAIGATDTLHGYIKQHTNPDRLETLSERARFANSAIDRIVPNQPPNSGLNVRIEKFYEWAVEKTPFGEWGHPDIPAIHWVDHLEPYIERKLFTVNTGHATTAYYAHKRGKKMIAEALEDPEIRETVHKVLEETASLIVSKHEISEQEQKEYVDKIVSRISNPYLEDNVERVGRAPLRKLSRKERFIGPASQLAERGQKFDALLGAIEMALRFQNVPGDEESSELARILKENSAEDATSQLTGLEKDHPLYSHVVERVSTVQQGSKSVL